Proteins encoded within one genomic window of Microbacterium sp. LKL04:
- a CDS encoding VOC family protein, translating into MTLSTTTHLNFHGDARDALEFYGRVFDGTVSVTTYAQLGMPAEAPGAEKVVFGILVAADGFRLMAYDVPGETRGAEAVAGSTRRENGATITDRAFFVSLQGDTLDEVAARWESLAEGATVVEPLAASPWSAGFGMLTDRFGVTWVVDVRAAHAG; encoded by the coding sequence ATGACCCTCTCCACCACCACGCACCTCAACTTCCACGGCGACGCCCGCGACGCGCTCGAGTTCTACGGCCGTGTGTTCGACGGCACCGTCTCGGTGACGACGTACGCGCAGCTCGGCATGCCCGCCGAGGCGCCCGGCGCCGAGAAGGTCGTGTTCGGCATCCTCGTCGCGGCCGACGGCTTCCGACTGATGGCGTACGACGTCCCGGGCGAGACGCGGGGCGCCGAGGCCGTGGCCGGGTCGACCCGTCGCGAGAACGGCGCCACGATCACCGATCGCGCCTTCTTCGTCTCGCTGCAGGGCGACACGCTCGACGAGGTCGCCGCGCGCTGGGAGTCCCTCGCCGAGGGGGCGACGGTCGTCGAGCCGCTCGCGGCGTCGCCGTGGAGCGCCGGCTTCGGCATGCTCACCGACCGCTTCGGCGTGACGTGGGTCGTCGACGTCCGCGCGGCCCACGCCGGCTGA
- a CDS encoding DUF6716 putative glycosyltransferase — protein MTMSTDRSPDLRVVAIADADSFVKWSAALIDSAPEVDPHLVLVQTPLVVSVAQEHAALAGTGIRPEAVTRLAYDALAGWLSADRPDVVVVGGRGPFVRLIMRQIDRVTPRPVVVSGLPGMSIPAQRGAALYRRYSDLMVVHSRREQRAFAQLADRLGLDMRPSLATLPFARPTRGAGGGTDLVFAAQAIVPHEPAERSRLAGILRSAALADPTRRVVVKLRSRPELGEAETHFERTGLTGLLRDRPDNLVFSHEPMSRALETAEGLVTISSTAAIEAMAMGVPVIALTTFGVSKTHLNTVFVGSGLQGEADDVIARRFRHPHPGWLADNYFHDPSESTWWSDVEHLIDQRRRGVLVPRYVPAARGGALHDAWQRKAVLGAEDRSVLGSIALAVGAPLVRGILSTRTMLGRRGAESWSDDGSDITVTPARYQDPVVRPRRSVLATVID, from the coding sequence ATGACCATGAGCACCGACCGGTCACCGGACCTGCGCGTCGTCGCGATCGCCGACGCGGACTCCTTCGTGAAGTGGTCGGCGGCGCTCATCGACTCCGCGCCGGAGGTCGACCCGCACCTGGTGCTCGTGCAGACGCCCCTCGTGGTGAGCGTCGCGCAGGAGCATGCGGCTCTGGCGGGCACCGGCATCCGTCCCGAAGCGGTCACGCGTCTCGCCTACGACGCCCTCGCCGGGTGGCTGTCGGCGGATCGACCCGACGTCGTCGTGGTCGGCGGGCGCGGCCCGTTCGTGCGACTGATCATGCGGCAGATCGACCGGGTCACCCCTCGACCGGTCGTCGTCTCGGGACTTCCGGGCATGTCGATCCCCGCGCAGCGCGGAGCGGCGCTCTACCGCCGCTACAGCGACCTCATGGTGGTCCACTCGCGACGCGAACAACGCGCCTTCGCGCAACTGGCGGATCGCCTCGGCCTCGACATGCGTCCGAGTCTCGCGACCCTGCCATTCGCCCGGCCGACCCGCGGGGCGGGCGGCGGTACGGACCTCGTGTTCGCCGCGCAGGCGATCGTGCCCCACGAGCCGGCGGAACGCAGCCGGCTCGCCGGGATCCTGCGGTCGGCCGCGCTCGCCGACCCCACGCGGCGCGTGGTGGTCAAACTGCGCTCCCGGCCCGAGCTCGGCGAGGCCGAGACGCACTTCGAGCGCACCGGACTCACCGGCCTGCTCCGCGACCGGCCCGACAACCTCGTGTTCTCGCACGAGCCGATGTCGCGCGCCCTCGAGACCGCCGAGGGGCTCGTGACGATCAGCTCCACGGCGGCGATCGAGGCCATGGCCATGGGCGTACCGGTCATCGCGCTGACCACCTTCGGCGTCTCGAAGACGCACCTCAACACGGTCTTCGTCGGCAGCGGTCTGCAGGGTGAGGCGGACGACGTCATCGCGCGTCGGTTCCGGCACCCCCATCCGGGGTGGCTCGCCGACAACTACTTCCACGACCCGAGCGAATCGACCTGGTGGTCGGACGTCGAGCACCTCATCGATCAGCGCCGGCGCGGTGTCCTCGTCCCGAGGTACGTCCCGGCGGCACGAGGGGGCGCACTCCACGACGCCTGGCAGCGCAAGGCCGTGCTCGGCGCCGAGGATCGCTCGGTTCTCGGATCGATCGCGCTCGCGGTCGGGGCGCCGCTCGTGCGGGGGATCCTCTCCACCCGCACGATGCTCGGCCGTCGCGGAGCGGAGTCGTGGTCCGACGACGGCAGCGACATCACGGTCACCCCGGCGCGCTATCAGGACCCGGTCGTCCGTCCGCGCCGGTCGGTCCTGGCCACCGTCATCGACTGA
- a CDS encoding N-acetylneuraminate synthase family protein — protein MTVTIGSHVLGGGHPVYVIAEIGLNHNGDVALAKRLIDVAADAGANAVKFQKRTPEIATPAHMRDVLRETPWGTMTYLEYRHRVEFDRDQYIEIGDHATMRGLDWFASPWDVPSVDFLEDLGVVAHKVASASLTDIELLEALRATGKPVILSTGMSTIEQIDRALDVLGTDRTVLMHATSTYPMEPEEANIKMIASLRDRYAGIPVGYSGHERGLQISLAAVAIGAVAVERHITLDRTMWGSDHAASLEPTGLAHLVRDIRVIEMALGDGVKRIYEGELAPMAKLRRVPA, from the coding sequence ATGACGGTGACCATCGGAAGCCACGTACTGGGCGGCGGGCACCCCGTGTACGTCATCGCCGAGATCGGCCTGAACCACAACGGCGACGTCGCCCTCGCCAAGCGGCTCATCGACGTCGCTGCGGATGCCGGTGCGAATGCGGTGAAGTTCCAAAAGCGCACGCCCGAGATCGCCACTCCAGCGCACATGCGCGACGTCCTCCGCGAGACGCCGTGGGGCACGATGACCTACCTCGAGTACCGTCACCGGGTCGAGTTCGACCGCGACCAGTACATCGAGATCGGCGACCACGCGACCATGCGAGGGCTCGACTGGTTCGCGTCCCCGTGGGACGTCCCGAGCGTCGACTTCCTCGAGGACCTGGGCGTCGTCGCCCACAAGGTGGCCTCGGCGAGTCTCACCGACATCGAGCTGCTCGAAGCACTCCGTGCCACCGGCAAGCCGGTCATCCTCTCGACCGGCATGTCGACGATCGAGCAGATCGACCGCGCGCTCGACGTCCTCGGTACCGACCGCACCGTGCTCATGCACGCCACCTCGACCTACCCGATGGAACCGGAGGAGGCGAACATCAAGATGATCGCCTCGCTGCGCGACCGCTACGCGGGGATCCCCGTCGGCTACTCCGGACACGAACGCGGCCTGCAGATCTCCCTCGCCGCCGTCGCGATCGGCGCCGTCGCGGTGGAGCGTCACATCACGCTCGACCGCACGATGTGGGGCTCCGATCACGCCGCATCGCTCGAGCCCACCGGTCTCGCGCATCTCGTCCGCGACATCCGCGTCATCGAGATGGCCCTCGGCGACGGCGTCAAGCGCATCTACGAGGGCGAACTGGCGCCCATGGCGAAGCTGCGCCGCGTCCCGGCATGA
- a CDS encoding acylneuraminate cytidylyltransferase, with product MVETVAVIPARGGSKGVPGKNVARVGGIPLVARAVRAARATGVIDLVVVSTDDDAIASAARAAGARVVARPADLSGDTASSESALLHALDVLAADGIAPRVTAFLQATSPFLPAGPLAEAVTAVRDGRADSVFSARESYEFVWQRDADGAAAAIGHDAAHRPRRQDREPHFVETGAFYVFATAGFRGARHRFFGRTEIVTVPEATAIEIDDPAQLGTAQALAPLLDSPEAVAATALVTDFDGVHTDDSAWVDAAGTEHVRVSRSDGMGVALLRRASVPVLILSTEQNPVVRARAEKLRVEVIHGVEDKASVLRRWAQDRDVDLTETAYLGNDMNDLAAMALVGWPVAVADAHPAVIAAARIVLGRCGGDGAVRELADRILAAR from the coding sequence ATGGTCGAGACGGTCGCCGTCATCCCCGCCCGCGGCGGGTCGAAGGGGGTTCCGGGCAAGAACGTCGCCCGGGTCGGCGGCATCCCCCTCGTCGCCCGGGCGGTGCGCGCGGCGCGGGCCACCGGTGTCATCGACCTCGTCGTCGTGTCGACCGACGACGACGCCATCGCCTCCGCAGCCCGTGCCGCGGGCGCGCGCGTCGTCGCCCGCCCCGCGGATCTCTCGGGAGACACGGCCAGCTCCGAGAGCGCGCTCCTGCACGCGCTCGACGTGCTCGCCGCCGACGGCATCGCTCCCCGCGTGACCGCGTTCCTGCAGGCGACGAGTCCCTTCCTCCCCGCAGGTCCGCTCGCCGAGGCGGTCACCGCCGTCCGCGACGGAAGAGCCGACAGCGTGTTCTCGGCGCGGGAGAGCTACGAGTTCGTGTGGCAGCGGGATGCCGACGGTGCCGCCGCCGCCATCGGTCACGACGCCGCGCATCGACCTCGCCGGCAGGACCGCGAGCCCCACTTCGTCGAGACCGGGGCGTTCTACGTGTTCGCGACCGCGGGGTTCCGCGGGGCGCGACACCGCTTCTTCGGACGCACCGAGATCGTGACGGTGCCCGAGGCGACCGCGATCGAGATCGACGATCCGGCTCAGCTGGGGACCGCCCAGGCGCTCGCCCCCCTTCTCGATTCGCCCGAGGCGGTGGCGGCCACCGCGCTCGTGACCGACTTCGACGGTGTGCACACCGACGACAGCGCATGGGTGGATGCCGCCGGCACCGAGCACGTGCGCGTGAGCCGCTCCGACGGGATGGGCGTCGCCCTGTTGCGTCGTGCGAGCGTGCCCGTGCTGATCCTCTCCACGGAGCAGAACCCCGTGGTCCGGGCGCGCGCCGAGAAGCTGCGTGTCGAGGTCATCCACGGCGTCGAGGACAAGGCATCCGTCCTGCGCCGGTGGGCGCAGGATCGGGATGTCGATCTGACGGAGACCGCCTATCTCGGCAACGACATGAACGACCTGGCGGCGATGGCCCTCGTCGGATGGCCGGTTGCGGTGGCCGACGCGCACCCCGCGGTGATCGCGGCTGCCCGGATCGTGCTCGGCCGCTGCGGCGGTGACGGCGCCGTCCGAGAGCTGGCCGACCGCATCCTCGCGGCGCGCTGA
- a CDS encoding polysialyltransferase family glycosyltransferase — protein sequence MTQIFVVNSAYGLMTAVAGMDAGAIPASGEARILVAVNAAIIPEVGEGIVDAAHLATLRDRFDLVIDLNALLAPERPSHWQVTVAEAAVLERLLRQAWRIDGDRVELYLQSPQVAPSRVFIDVFAGAPVSIIGDGLMTYSPLRDRWPPAVARRVTGVVYADTVPGVEPLLFAGTTRAPVGIASFRAVVDDVARATLDPAIDELADVPRPVLVLGQYLSALKLVSADEERRMQRDMIDRALAWEPETIVFKPHPSAAPALIDDLAAHAAERGVAFRAFRGDAPAEVLALRVPFVGAVAGFSTALPTLHALTGLPIASVGTEVLLHRLTPFENGNRIPVTIIDALTRTDSPYRGESLQHLVDAVGYAMQPENAAPLRARAEEFLAAASPQERDRYVPRARLSSLGLPGGRRPGFFARRLGSRGGATRVAEVELILRGARRRSARAWRALRGE from the coding sequence ATGACGCAGATCTTCGTCGTGAACTCCGCGTACGGGCTGATGACGGCCGTCGCAGGAATGGATGCCGGTGCCATCCCGGCATCGGGCGAGGCCCGCATCCTGGTCGCGGTGAATGCGGCGATCATCCCCGAGGTCGGCGAGGGCATCGTCGACGCCGCCCATCTCGCGACTCTCCGCGACCGGTTCGATCTCGTCATCGACCTCAATGCGCTGCTCGCCCCGGAGCGCCCGTCGCACTGGCAGGTGACCGTCGCGGAGGCTGCCGTGCTCGAGCGTCTGCTGCGGCAGGCGTGGAGGATCGACGGAGACCGCGTCGAGCTCTACCTGCAGAGTCCGCAGGTCGCGCCGTCGCGGGTGTTCATCGACGTCTTCGCGGGAGCACCGGTGTCGATCATCGGCGACGGCCTGATGACGTACTCACCGTTGCGCGACCGGTGGCCGCCCGCGGTCGCGAGACGCGTGACGGGCGTCGTGTACGCCGACACCGTCCCCGGGGTCGAGCCGCTGCTGTTCGCCGGCACGACGCGAGCCCCCGTCGGCATCGCCTCGTTCCGCGCCGTCGTGGACGACGTGGCCCGGGCGACTCTCGACCCGGCGATCGACGAGCTCGCCGACGTGCCGCGCCCCGTGCTCGTGCTCGGCCAATACCTCTCGGCCCTGAAGCTCGTCTCGGCCGACGAGGAACGGCGGATGCAGCGCGACATGATCGACCGCGCACTCGCCTGGGAGCCGGAGACCATCGTCTTCAAACCGCACCCGTCGGCTGCCCCCGCCCTCATCGACGACCTCGCCGCCCATGCCGCGGAGCGCGGTGTGGCGTTCCGGGCGTTCCGCGGCGACGCACCCGCCGAAGTCCTCGCGCTGCGCGTTCCGTTCGTCGGCGCCGTCGCGGGGTTCTCCACCGCGCTGCCGACTCTGCACGCGCTGACGGGATTGCCCATCGCCTCCGTCGGCACCGAGGTGCTCCTCCACCGACTCACCCCGTTCGAGAACGGCAACCGCATCCCCGTGACCATCATCGATGCGCTCACCCGCACCGATTCGCCGTACCGGGGAGAGAGTCTGCAGCACCTCGTCGACGCGGTCGGCTATGCCATGCAGCCGGAGAACGCCGCGCCGCTGCGCGCGAGGGCCGAGGAGTTCCTCGCCGCGGCATCCCCTCAGGAGCGGGACCGGTACGTCCCTCGCGCCCGGCTCAGTTCGCTCGGACTCCCCGGCGGACGGCGTCCGGGGTTCTTCGCCCGTCGGCTCGGATCCCGCGGGGGCGCCACTCGGGTCGCCGAAGTGGAACTGATCCTGCGCGGCGCCCGGCGCCGCAGTGCACGGGCGTGGCGCGCCCTGCGAGGAGAGTGA
- a CDS encoding glycosyltransferase family 2 protein: MSSPIVTVILPAKDAGPYIGTTVTTLARQFRNSDRLRLVVIDDGSTDDTRVQVQHFARDMPHVEILSNAHSVGLAAARNQGLEKVDTDFFCFVDGDDWMHPDRLESLVASMRRLECDFVRTDHVTDTDGRRRLMRAPFAWRERVLAPRDAILPADETTMVDYPYAWAGMFHRRVLDEGLAHFEPGLFTAEDRPWIWRLHLHASTFAIVDAPAILYRRGVTTSLTQILDRRQLDFLPAFAEAIRVVQDDHDAERFLPKIATTTMSVCAYHLFRARAMATSERTALRSGIRDLLRAIPPDQIDSALQRLSDRRRRILARLVREVRAA, encoded by the coding sequence GTGTCCTCGCCGATCGTGACCGTCATCCTGCCGGCGAAGGATGCCGGGCCCTACATCGGGACGACCGTCACGACGCTGGCCCGGCAGTTCCGGAACTCGGATCGGCTGCGGCTCGTCGTCATCGACGACGGCTCGACGGACGACACTCGCGTGCAGGTGCAGCACTTCGCCCGGGACATGCCCCACGTCGAGATCCTCTCGAACGCGCACTCGGTCGGTCTCGCCGCCGCACGCAACCAGGGACTCGAGAAAGTGGACACGGACTTCTTCTGCTTCGTCGACGGCGATGACTGGATGCACCCGGACCGCCTCGAGAGCCTCGTCGCGTCGATGCGCCGGCTGGAATGCGACTTCGTCCGCACCGATCACGTGACCGACACCGACGGTCGCCGGCGGCTCATGCGCGCCCCGTTCGCGTGGCGGGAGCGCGTGCTCGCGCCACGCGACGCCATCCTGCCGGCGGACGAGACCACGATGGTCGACTACCCCTATGCCTGGGCGGGCATGTTCCACCGCCGCGTCCTCGACGAGGGGCTCGCACACTTCGAGCCGGGCCTGTTCACGGCGGAGGACCGGCCCTGGATCTGGCGGCTGCACCTGCACGCGAGCACCTTCGCGATCGTCGACGCCCCGGCGATCCTCTACCGCCGCGGCGTGACCACGTCGCTCACGCAGATCCTCGATCGCCGACAGCTCGACTTCCTGCCCGCCTTCGCCGAAGCGATCCGCGTCGTGCAAGACGACCACGACGCGGAGCGGTTCCTCCCCAAGATCGCGACGACGACCATGTCGGTGTGCGCGTACCACCTCTTCCGCGCTCGAGCGATGGCGACCTCGGAGCGCACGGCCTTGCGCAGCGGCATCCGGGATCTGCTGCGTGCCATCCCGCCGGACCAGATCGACTCGGCACTGCAGCGCCTGTCGGACCGGCGTCGTCGCATCCTCGCCCGCCTCGTTCGCGAGGTCCGCGCCGCATGA
- a CDS encoding winged helix-turn-helix transcriptional regulator, translating to MAETHDARQCDAAVSHAFSVLGKRWNGMILDVLGAGELSFSGLRRAVAGISDAVLSDRLTELSDAGLVARRVDPGPPVAVTYALTEAGCRLVPILTQLGEWADGNLARR from the coding sequence ATGGCCGAGACTCACGACGCGCGTCAGTGCGACGCCGCGGTCTCGCACGCATTCTCGGTCCTCGGCAAACGCTGGAACGGCATGATCCTCGACGTCCTCGGCGCGGGCGAGCTTTCGTTCTCGGGGCTGCGCCGCGCCGTCGCCGGGATCAGTGACGCCGTGCTGTCGGACCGTCTCACCGAACTCTCGGATGCCGGTCTCGTCGCGCGTCGGGTGGATCCGGGACCACCCGTGGCGGTCACCTACGCGCTCACCGAAGCGGGCTGCCGCCTCGTGCCGATCCTGACCCAGCTCGGGGAATGGGCGGACGGCAACCTCGCCCGACGCTGA
- a CDS encoding FMN-dependent NADH-azoreductase: MTLFRLDASILPATSASRELGDLVEAEWLAAHPSSTVVRRDVAADPIPATAWRDSVTSGFTPAEAHTAGQQEAVALRARLADELIDADALLFTVPLYNYGVSQHVKTWFDVAYTDPRIDPQGTALRGKAATLVTVLGGNYEPGSPKEGWDHSTGWLRRVFEDVWGLDLTVVHRPFTLVGVNPALDAFSDAAAELKAGAEQAAVDAGRTLAASRAA, translated from the coding sequence ATGACCCTGTTCCGCCTGGATGCCAGCATCCTCCCCGCCACATCGGCCAGCCGTGAACTCGGCGACCTCGTCGAGGCCGAGTGGCTCGCCGCTCACCCGTCGAGCACGGTCGTGCGCCGCGACGTCGCCGCGGACCCCATCCCCGCCACGGCCTGGCGCGACTCGGTCACCTCGGGCTTCACCCCCGCCGAGGCGCACACCGCAGGCCAGCAGGAGGCCGTCGCCCTGCGTGCGCGGCTGGCGGACGAGCTCATCGACGCCGACGCGCTGCTGTTCACCGTTCCGCTTTACAACTACGGCGTCTCGCAGCACGTGAAGACCTGGTTCGACGTGGCCTACACCGACCCGCGGATCGACCCGCAGGGCACGGCGCTGCGCGGCAAGGCGGCGACGCTCGTCACCGTCCTGGGCGGGAACTACGAGCCCGGTAGCCCCAAGGAGGGCTGGGATCACTCGACGGGGTGGCTCCGCCGCGTCTTCGAGGATGTCTGGGGTCTCGACCTCACCGTGGTCCACCGACCCTTCACCCTCGTCGGGGTCAACCCCGCCCTCGACGCGTTCTCTGACGCCGCGGCCGAGCTGAAGGCCGGCGCGGAGCAGGCGGCAGTCGACGCCGGTCGCACCCTCGCGGCATCACGCGCCGCCTGA
- a CDS encoding DUF6992 family protein, which yields MASAKSVTGTVVHRLTRWGTASVLVGSALALPRRTRAFGLQTLMWGAIDVALAAFTRRRAEVPKKRMLRRILLVNAALDVGYVATGAHLAVRQPTLGGRLSAAEARGHGLAVVIQGAALFVIDLTAARRLRR from the coding sequence ATGGCATCAGCGAAGAGCGTCACCGGTACCGTCGTCCATCGGCTCACGCGGTGGGGTACGGCATCCGTCCTCGTCGGGAGCGCGCTCGCCCTGCCGCGACGCACCCGCGCGTTCGGCCTGCAGACGCTGATGTGGGGTGCGATCGACGTGGCCCTCGCCGCGTTCACCCGCCGGCGGGCGGAGGTTCCGAAGAAGCGGATGCTGCGCCGCATCCTCCTCGTCAACGCCGCCCTCGACGTGGGTTACGTCGCCACCGGTGCGCACCTCGCGGTGCGGCAGCCGACGCTCGGCGGTCGCTTGAGCGCCGCGGAAGCGCGCGGACACGGCCTCGCCGTCGTCATTCAAGGAGCCGCGCTCTTCGTCATCGACCTGACTGCGGCTCGGCGCCTCCGGCGCTGA
- a CDS encoding helix-turn-helix transcriptional regulator: MENSLPALRQDRGWSQQRLADELGVSRQTIISIERGRFDPSLPLAFRIARLFETSIETVFEPDDVE, from the coding sequence GTGGAGAACTCGCTGCCCGCGCTGCGGCAGGATCGCGGTTGGTCGCAGCAGCGCCTCGCGGATGAGCTCGGGGTCTCGCGTCAGACGATCATCTCGATCGAACGCGGCCGATTCGACCCGAGCCTGCCGCTCGCGTTCCGCATCGCGCGTCTGTTCGAGACGTCGATCGAGACCGTGTTCGAGCCCGACGACGTCGAGTGA
- a CDS encoding CCA tRNA nucleotidyltransferase translates to MLNMAEGLARLGALAEAPVSAALARAFADAGYELAIVGGPVRDALLGRRVNDLDYTTNARPDDILRIVKPLATATWDIGRAFGTIGAKVRGEQVEITTYRADSYDGTTRKPTVEFGDALEQDLVRRDFTVNAMALRIPGPSLVDPTGGVEDLVGQTLRTPTDPDVSFGDDPLRMLRAARFASQLGMDVHPATLEAMTRLAPSLSIVSPERVQGELVKLLATDAPDRGIRLLVDTGLMELFLPEVPALRLEVDEHHHHKDVYEHSLTVLAQAIDLEKQRHPGQAPDVTLRLAALLHDIGKPATRKLEPGGAVSFHHHDVKGARMARKRLQALKFDGATTDAVCQLIEQHLRFFGYAEGAWTDSAVRRYVRDAGEQLERLHILTRADVTTRNKRKAGRLRSAYDDIETRIAQLAEQEQLEAMRPALDGNRIQEVLGIRPGREVGEAYRFLLDIRLDEGVVEPEVAEQRLRDWWAARA, encoded by the coding sequence ATGCTGAACATGGCCGAGGGTCTCGCGCGCCTGGGCGCCCTCGCCGAGGCTCCCGTCTCGGCCGCGCTCGCCCGTGCGTTCGCGGATGCCGGGTACGAGCTCGCGATCGTCGGCGGACCCGTCCGCGACGCGCTCCTCGGGCGCAGGGTGAACGACCTCGACTACACGACGAACGCGCGTCCCGACGACATCCTGCGCATCGTGAAACCCCTCGCGACGGCGACGTGGGACATCGGCCGCGCCTTCGGCACGATCGGTGCGAAAGTCCGCGGCGAGCAGGTCGAGATCACGACCTACCGTGCGGACAGCTACGACGGCACGACCCGCAAGCCCACCGTCGAGTTCGGCGACGCGCTCGAGCAGGACCTGGTCAGGCGCGATTTCACGGTCAACGCGATGGCGTTGCGGATCCCCGGCCCTTCGCTCGTGGACCCCACGGGCGGCGTCGAGGACCTTGTCGGCCAGACGCTGCGGACGCCCACCGACCCCGACGTCAGCTTCGGCGACGACCCGCTCCGCATGCTGCGCGCCGCCCGCTTCGCGAGCCAGCTCGGCATGGACGTCCACCCGGCCACCCTCGAGGCGATGACCCGCCTCGCGCCGAGCCTGTCGATCGTGAGCCCGGAACGCGTGCAGGGCGAGCTGGTGAAGCTTCTCGCGACCGACGCGCCGGACCGCGGCATCCGTCTGCTCGTCGACACCGGCCTCATGGAGCTGTTCCTGCCCGAGGTCCCGGCGCTGCGGCTCGAGGTCGACGAGCACCACCACCACAAGGACGTCTACGAGCACTCGCTCACGGTGCTCGCGCAGGCGATCGACCTCGAGAAGCAGCGGCATCCGGGCCAGGCGCCCGATGTGACGCTGCGGCTCGCGGCCCTGCTGCACGACATCGGCAAGCCGGCGACCCGCAAGCTCGAGCCCGGCGGTGCGGTCAGCTTCCACCACCACGACGTCAAGGGCGCCCGCATGGCGCGGAAGCGCCTGCAGGCGCTCAAGTTCGACGGCGCGACGACGGATGCCGTGTGTCAGCTCATCGAGCAGCACCTGCGCTTCTTCGGGTACGCCGAGGGCGCCTGGACCGATTCGGCCGTCCGCCGCTATGTGCGCGACGCGGGTGAGCAGCTCGAACGGCTGCACATCCTCACGCGGGCAGACGTGACCACGCGGAACAAGCGCAAGGCGGGTCGCCTGCGCTCGGCCTACGACGACATCGAGACGCGGATCGCGCAGCTCGCCGAGCAGGAGCAGCTCGAGGCGATGCGCCCGGCGCTCGACGGCAACCGGATCCAGGAGGTCCTCGGCATCCGCCCCGGTCGCGAGGTGGGCGAGGCGTACCGGTTCCTGCTCGACATCCGCCTCGATGAGGGCGTCGTAGAGCCGGAGGTCGCCGAGCAGCGCCTGCGCGACTGGTGGGCCGCGCGAGCCTGA